Within the Corynebacterium sp. sy039 genome, the region GTTTGGCACGTACTCGTCGCCAAGCACGTCAGTTGGTTTCCCACGGTCATTTCATCGTAAATGGCAAGAAGGTTAACGTTCCTTCTTACCGTGTCTCTCAGTATGACATCATCGATGTTCGTGAAAAATCACAGAAGATGGTGTGGTTCGAAGAGGCACAGGAGAACCTTGTCGATGCAGTTGTACCTGCATGGCTTCAGGTTGTTCCAGCTACCTTGCGCATCCTCGTGCACCAATTGCCCGAGCGTGCTCAGATCGACGTTCCGTTGCAAGAGCAGCTTATCGTCGAGCTTTACTCGAAGTAATTCTTTGGCTAAAGCGAGAACTATTCTCACAGCGATTAGCCGAAAAATTACGAGAACTTTTCCCATCCATCCTTTCCACCCACAGACGTCAAATAGCGGGCGTCATACAAGGAGAGTTCAATGCTCATTTCTCAGCGTCCAACACTAAGTGAAGAGGTTGTCGATCAGGCACGCTCTCGGTTCACTATTGAGCCATTGGAGCCTGGTTTTGGTTACACCCTCGGTAACTCACTTCGTCGTACTTTGTTGTCATCCATTCCGGGTGCAGCTGTTACCAGTGTAAAAATTGATGGTGTGCTGCATGAGTTCACCACAATCAATGGTGTAAAAGAGGATGTTTCTGACATCATCTTGAACATTAAAAGTCTTGTTCTTTCTTCTGACTCTGATGAGCCAGTAGTAATGTATCTGCGCGCTGAGGGACCAGGAGTCGTCACAGCAGGTGATATTGAGCCACCTGCTGGTGTCGAGGTTCACAATCCTGATGCGCATTTAGCTACCCTCAATGATCAGGGTCGCTTGGAGATTGAAATGGTTGTAGAGCGTGGTCGTGGCTATGTGCCAGCTACTCTCTATTCTGGTGCCAATGAAATTGGTCGTATTCCTGTTGATCAGATTTATTCACCAGTGCTCAAAGTGAGCTACAAGGTTGAGGCTACTCGTGTTGAGCAGCGTACCGACTTTGACAAGCTCATCATTGACGT harbors:
- the rpsD gene encoding 30S ribosomal protein S4; the encoded protein is MARYTGPATRKSRRLRVDLVGGDMAFERRPYPPGQAGRARIKESEYLLQLQEKQKAKYTYGVLEKQFRRYYAEANRLPGKTGENLVVLLESRLDNVVYRSGLARTRRQARQLVSHGHFIVNGKKVNVPSYRVSQYDIIDVREKSQKMVWFEEAQENLVDAVVPAWLQVVPATLRILVHQLPERAQIDVPLQEQLIVELYSK
- a CDS encoding DNA-directed RNA polymerase subunit alpha, giving the protein MLISQRPTLSEEVVDQARSRFTIEPLEPGFGYTLGNSLRRTLLSSIPGAAVTSVKIDGVLHEFTTINGVKEDVSDIILNIKSLVLSSDSDEPVVMYLRAEGPGVVTAGDIEPPAGVEVHNPDAHLATLNDQGRLEIEMVVERGRGYVPATLYSGANEIGRIPVDQIYSPVLKVSYKVEATRVEQRTDFDKLIIDVETKNSIAPRDALASAGKTLVELFGLARELNVAAEGIEIGPSPQETEYIAAYSMPIEDLNFSVRSYNCLKRQEIHNVGELAECTESDLLDIRNFGQKSINEVKIKLAGLGLTLKDAPADFDPTQLEGYDAETGDYIDLDAEDSE